TAAAGGCGCAATCGCAAGGGATAATTCGCAGTTAAGTCCCGTAAAAAAAGAGCTGGCTAAAATTACCAATCCTGATTGTTTAGCCGGGCCGCTGGCCGAAATAATAAAAGGCCGGGACGTTTTTATCGGGGTATCCGTTCCGGGCGCTATTACTGGTGAGATGATAAAATCAATGAATTCCGATCCGATGATTTTTGCAATGGCTAATCCGGTACCGGAAATTTTCCCTCAGGATGCCATTGATGCCGGTGCCAAAGTGGTGGGGACGGGACGTTCCGATTTTCCTAATCAGATCAACAACGTATTGGCTTTCCCGGGAATTTTTAGAGGCGCACTGGATGTTCATGCTTCACAGATTAATGAAGAAATGAAAATCGCAGCGGCTAAAGCGATTGCCAGTGTAATTGCCGACAATGAGCTCAATCCTAATTATATCATCCCGGAAGCCTTCGACTTAAGAGTCGCTCCGCTTGTGGCGGCAGCCGTGGCAGCAGCAGCAATCCAAACGGGCGTAGCCAGAAAAAAAGAACGGACGCCGGAATGGGTTTTTAAGCATACCACAGCTTTATTAAAAAATGAAAAATAAAATTAAGTCTTAAAAAATCATTAAAAGTGTTGACACATATAATAAAGTTGCTTACAATATTGTTAGCACTCGCAGCAAAAGAGTGCTAACACTATTATAATATGAAAAAGAGGTATACTATATGGAAAAAAAAGAGTTTAAATCAGAATCCAAACGTTTGATGGATTTAATGATCAATTCAATTTATACAAATAAAGAAATTTTTTTACGAGAATTGATATCGAATGCATCTGACGCCATTGACAAGGTTTATTATAAAACATTGACTGACAAAGATAAAGAATTTAATAAAGAGGATTATTACATTCGGATTCATCCGGATAAAGATAATCGTACCTTAACCATTGAAGATACCGGAATTGGTATGACCGAATTGGAATTGGATGATAATCTCGGAACCATCGCGAAAAGTGGTTCCTGCGATTTTAAGTCCGAACAGGAAATGGAAGAAGATTTTGATATTATCGGTCAATTTGGAGTTGGCTTTTATTCCGCTTTTATGGTTGCTGATAAGGTTATTGTTGAAACAAAATCGATCGATGAGGAACAATCGTATATCTGGACTTCCGAAGGGGCCGATGGTTATACCATTGAACCAGGAACCCGCAAGACACATGGCTCCAAAATTACGCTGTTCTTAAAAGAAAATTCCGAAGATAATAATTATGACGATTATCTGGAACCATATCGGATTCAACATCTAGTCGAGCATTATTCTAATTTTATCAGTTATCCAATTAAAATGGTGACCGAAAAAAGTCGTGTGACCGAAGCCACCAAAGATAGTGAAAATCCCGAATACGAAACCTATTTATCAGATGATGTACTTAATTCCATGATTCCGATTTGGCGAAAAAATAAAAATGAATTAACCGATGACGATTATAATAACTTCTATCATGATAAACGATTAGGGTTTGATGCCCCACTTGCTCATGTTCACCTCAGCGTTGAAGGAATGATGAGTTATAAAGCTATTTTGTACATTCCTGGTCAGGCACCTTTTGATTATTATACCCGTGACTATGAAAAAGGTTTGGAACTTTATTCAAATGGTGTGTTAATTATGGAAAAATGCAGCGAACTTTTGCCTGATTATTTCAGTTTTGTCAAAGGTGTTGTTGATTCCGAAGATATTTCATTAAACATTTCGAGAGAGATGCTGCAGCAAGATAAACAACTGCGACTAATCAGTCGTAAAATTGATTCTCGAATTTCTGAAGAATTAAAGAAAATGCTGGAAAATGATCGGGAAACTTATGAAAAATTCTTCAAAGCTTTTGGTAATCAAATCAAAGTGGGAACTTATGATAAATGGGGACAGGATAAAGACAAACTTCAGGATTTCCTGCTTTTCCACTCTTCTAAAGAAGGAAAACTGGTTACTCTTAAAGAATATGTAAGCCGAATGCCGGAAGATCAGAAATATATTTATTATGCAACCGGATCATCGCTGGGGCAAATTGAAAAATTACCACAGGTTTCAATTATTAAAGATAAGAATTATGAGATCCTTTATCTTACCGAAACCATTGATGAATTTGTAACCCAAACCTTAAGACAATATGAAGAAAAAGAATTCCGGTCCGTATCCAGTCAAGATCTGGGCTTGGAAGCACCAAAAGAAAATGATGATGATCAATCCGATGAAGTTTCAGAAATTGATCAAAAATTACTTGAAAAAATGAAAGAAATCATTGGTGATGATGTCGTTAAGGTAAAAACGACCGCACACCTAAAAGATGATGTCGCCTATCTGTCGACCGAAGGTGATCTTTCGATCGAAATGGAAATGACTTTAAATACGATGCCTCAGGGTGGCGATGTAAAAGCTCAAAAAGTGCTGGAAATCAATAAAAATCATCCAGTTTATGACAAACTAAAAACGTATTTTGAATCTGACGATGAACAGTTTAACCTTTATACTGAACTGCTTTATAATCAAGCACGACTTATTGCCGGGTTACCGCTTGATGATGTGGTGGCCTTTACCAAAAACATCAGCAAATTAATGTAATTTAATTAAAAACCCAGTGCCAAATAAAAGGAACTGGGTTTTTAAATGGTTATTGACAAGTTTACCCGCCTTTGGTAAACTAGTATTCGGAAGGTATAATAAGATGATTTTAACTATTGCAGGTGCTCTAACAATGAGATATACGATGAGACATTGTTTTGAGCCTAATGATAAAGTATAAAACTTTTATTCTCATCGGTCTAAGCGTTAATTTTGTATAGCGATGCTATGCTTATTTTGTTACGCTTAAACCGATAGTTATCAAGTAAGTTTTTTAGGCCATGGCGCAATGTTCGTCATGGCCTTTTATAATGACAGAGAGTCAATATAAAAGCGACTCTCTGTTTTTATTTTGTGAATTATTAAGAAAATACGAGGAGAATTTTAATGGGACTATTAGACGTGATCAATATAACACACTCGTTTGGAGATAAAACGTTGTATCAGGAAGCTTCCTTTGAATTGTTTAAAGGTGAGCATATGGGAATTGTAGGACGAAACGGCACTGGAAAAACCACCTTATTGAATTCGTTAATTGGTGAAGTTATTCCTGATGGGGGAGAAATTCGTTGGCAAAAAGGAATTAAAGTTGGTTATTTGGATCAACATGCAAAAATAGATCGTGAGGTGACCGTCTTTGATTATCTTAAAACGGCATTTCTGGAACTTTACAAAACTGAAGCGCAATTGACTAAGATTTACGAAAATATGGGGACAGATTCGAGTGAAAAAACGATGAACAGAGCCTCAGATCTTCAGACTTTATTGGAGAATTCAGGGTTTTATGAACTGGAAAGCCGAATTTTAAAAATTGCCGATGGGTTAGGGATTACCGCGCTGGGAATGGACAGTATTCTGGAAAAACTTAGTGGGGGGCAACGTGCCAAGGTTATTTTAGCAAAATTATTGCTGGAAGAACCTAATGTTTTGCTTCTTGATGAGCCAACAAATTTTTTAGACAAAGAGCATGTCGAATGGTTAACCGATTATTTAAAATCATATGAAGGGGCTTTTATGGTAATTTCGCATGATTTTGATTTTTTAGACCGAATAACAACCTGTATTTGCGATATTGAATTTTGCACAATCAAAAAATACAATGGCAATATTTCAAAATTTATCCAGTTAAAAGGACTGCGGCGGGAAAGTTACATTCGCGAGTTTGAAGCACAGAAAAAAGAAATAAAAAAATTCGAAGACTATATTTCTAAAAATAAAGCACGAGCTTCGACTGCGGCCATGGCCAAAAGTCGTCAAAAACAATTGGATAAAATTGATCGGATCGCACCTCCGGAATTGGTTCCTAAACCAAATTTTCGTTTTACTGCGACGCATATTTCAAACCAGCGATCTTTGACGGTTAAAGATCTCGTTATTGGTTATGATTATGCCCTTTTAGCAAAAATGAATTTTAAAGTCGAATCGGCTCAAAAAATTGTTATTACCGGTTTTAATGGGATCGGGAAATCAACCCTGTTAAAAACATTGGTAAAACAAATTTCACCGCTTTCAGGAAAATTCAAATTTGCCGATAATATTAAATTGGCCTATTTCGAACAAGATCTTAACTGGGAATCACCGTTACAAACGCCAATTCAAGTCGTCTCGGATGTTTATCCCAAGTTGTCCCAGAGTCAGTTAAGACGTTATCTCGCACAATGTGGTTTAAAAGCAAAAAGTATGGCCCAGGGCGTATCTACCCTTAGCGGTGGGGAA
This is a stretch of genomic DNA from Acetobacterium woodii DSM 1030. It encodes these proteins:
- a CDS encoding ABC-F family ATP-binding cassette domain-containing protein translates to MGLLDVINITHSFGDKTLYQEASFELFKGEHMGIVGRNGTGKTTLLNSLIGEVIPDGGEIRWQKGIKVGYLDQHAKIDREVTVFDYLKTAFLELYKTEAQLTKIYENMGTDSSEKTMNRASDLQTLLENSGFYELESRILKIADGLGITALGMDSILEKLSGGQRAKVILAKLLLEEPNVLLLDEPTNFLDKEHVEWLTDYLKSYEGAFMVISHDFDFLDRITTCICDIEFCTIKKYNGNISKFIQLKGLRRESYIREFEAQKKEIKKFEDYISKNKARASTAAMAKSRQKQLDKIDRIAPPELVPKPNFRFTATHISNQRSLTVKDLVIGYDYALLAKMNFKVESAQKIVITGFNGIGKSTLLKTLVKQISPLSGKFKFADNIKLAYFEQDLNWESPLQTPIQVVSDVYPKLSQSQLRRYLAQCGLKAKSMAQGVSTLSGGEQAKVKICILMLTQANFLILDEPTNHLDSDAKEVLKKELIKWEGSLILVSHEASFYEDWADEIINIES
- the htpG gene encoding molecular chaperone HtpG, with translation MEKKEFKSESKRLMDLMINSIYTNKEIFLRELISNASDAIDKVYYKTLTDKDKEFNKEDYYIRIHPDKDNRTLTIEDTGIGMTELELDDNLGTIAKSGSCDFKSEQEMEEDFDIIGQFGVGFYSAFMVADKVIVETKSIDEEQSYIWTSEGADGYTIEPGTRKTHGSKITLFLKENSEDNNYDDYLEPYRIQHLVEHYSNFISYPIKMVTEKSRVTEATKDSENPEYETYLSDDVLNSMIPIWRKNKNELTDDDYNNFYHDKRLGFDAPLAHVHLSVEGMMSYKAILYIPGQAPFDYYTRDYEKGLELYSNGVLIMEKCSELLPDYFSFVKGVVDSEDISLNISREMLQQDKQLRLISRKIDSRISEELKKMLENDRETYEKFFKAFGNQIKVGTYDKWGQDKDKLQDFLLFHSSKEGKLVTLKEYVSRMPEDQKYIYYATGSSLGQIEKLPQVSIIKDKNYEILYLTETIDEFVTQTLRQYEEKEFRSVSSQDLGLEAPKENDDDQSDEVSEIDQKLLEKMKEIIGDDVVKVKTTAHLKDDVAYLSTEGDLSIEMEMTLNTMPQGGDVKAQKVLEINKNHPVYDKLKTYFESDDEQFNLYTELLYNQARLIAGLPLDDVVAFTKNISKLM